The following coding sequences lie in one Panicum virgatum strain AP13 chromosome 6N, P.virgatum_v5, whole genome shotgun sequence genomic window:
- the LOC120678644 gene encoding protein ROOT INITIATION DEFECTIVE 3-like isoform X3, giving the protein MAPPPPPPKQLVLAASSADAGVAAWDLRTGAEEIRHRPCASRPRALTSVADRFLAAAQAPPAGGNSGTVHFYHWDKPQVAVKSFPAEPIRALLADQEGSYLIGGGSNGNLFLWEVASGELLQTWHAHYRAVRCLALYDYLLVSGSEDGSIKVWDLITVLDEQSRLEAQTPYLYSFNQHALPVTDIACFLGAIAVSSSEDRTCKIWSLSEGRMLRSIPFPTSIDSVALDPRSHVFYAGGRDGKIYVTAMGVDISSHGSDESAILGALDDQSKAVTSLASSTDGLLLVSGSEDGNVRVWDTRSQQVTRKFKHSQGPVTNVLIVTPKRVILPPLHPLRKVCSANGEVEPRAVILPRPENDVPIHGNRTSIFMEHYLDELQNCTPNQQGTEWRDRYLELRDLFLHEVLDQMPSSRNP; this is encoded by the exons atggcgccgcctccgccgccgccgaaacaGCTTGTGCTGGCTGCGTCCTCCGCGGACGCCGGCGTGGCCGCCTGGGACCTCCGCACCGGCGCGGAGGAAATCCGCCACCGCCCCTGCGCCTCCCGCCCTCGCGCGCTCACCTCGGTCGccgaccgcttcctcgccgctgCACAGGCCCCTCCCGCTGGCGGCAACTCCGGCACCGTCCACTTCTACCACTGGGACAAG CCACAGGTGGCCGTCAAGAGCTTCCCCGCTGAGCCTATACGCGCGCTTCTTGCGGACCAGGAGGGGAGCTACCTCATTGGCGGTGGCAGCAACGGCAACTTATTCCTTTGGGAG GTGGCTAGTGGAGAGCTTCTCCAGACATGGCATGCACACTATCGTGCTGTTAGGTGCCTCGCGCTTTATGACTATCTGCTTGTCTCAGGATCAGAGGATGGAAGCATCAAAGTCTGGGATCTGATCAC GGTGCTTGATGAGCAGTCAAGGTTGGAGGCCCAGACACCATACCTCTACAGTTTCAATCAGCATGCACTGCCTGTAACTGATATTGCTTGTTTCCTTGGAGCAATTGCTGTATCTTCTTCAGAAGATCGAACCTGCAAA ATCTGGAGTTTATCTGAGGGTAGGATGCTAAGAAGCATTCCATTCCCTACTAGCATTGATTCTGTAGCACTAGACCCAAGAAGTCATGTTTTCTATGCTGGTGGTAGAGATGGAAAGATATATGTTACTGCAATGGGTGTTGATATCAGTTCTCATGGTAGTGATGAGTCAGCTATTCTTGGTGCTTTGGATGACCAAAG CAAGGCAGTAACAAGCTTGGCATCAAGCACAGATGGACTTTTACTAGTTTCTGGATCTGAGGATGGTAATGTTCGGGTATGGGATACTAGAAGTCAGCAAGTAACCCGAAAATTCAAACACTCCCAAG GTCCAGTAACCAATGTTCTGATAGTAACACCAAAACGTGTAATCCTGCCCCCACTACATCCATTGCGGAAAGTTTGCTCAGCAAATGGTGAAGTTGAACCACGTGCTGTAATTCTGCCTCGGCCTGAAAATGATGTTCCTATTCATGGAAATCGAACCTCAATTTTTATGGAGCACTACTTGGATGAACTTCAG AATTGCACACCTAACCAACAAGGGACAGAATGGAGAGATAGATACTTGGAGCTGCGGGATCTCTTTTTGCATGAGGTCCTAGATCAGATGCCGTCCTCTAGGAACCCATGA
- the LOC120678644 gene encoding protein ROOT INITIATION DEFECTIVE 3-like isoform X1, whose product MAPPPPPPKQLVLAASSADAGVAAWDLRTGAEEIRHRPCASRPRALTSVADRFLAAAQAPPAGGNSGTVHFYHWDKPQVAVKSFPAEPIRALLADQEGSYLIGGGSNGNLFLWEVASGELLQTWHAHYRAVRCLALYDYLLVSGSEDGSIKVWDLITVLDEQSRLEAQTPYLYSFNQHALPVTDIACFLGAIAVSSSEDRTCKIWSLSEGRMLRSIPFPTSIDSVALDPRSHVFYAGGRDGKIYVTAMGVDISSHGSDESAILGALDDQSKAVTSLASSTDGLLLVSGSEDGNVRVWDTRSQQVTRKFKHSQGPVTNVLIVTPKRVILPPLHPLRKVCSANGEVEPRAVILPRPENDVPIHGNRTSIFMEHYLDELQKYGGTSLIFGSGLRTQNCTPNQQGTEWRDRYLELRDLFLHEVLDQMPSSRNP is encoded by the exons atggcgccgcctccgccgccgccgaaacaGCTTGTGCTGGCTGCGTCCTCCGCGGACGCCGGCGTGGCCGCCTGGGACCTCCGCACCGGCGCGGAGGAAATCCGCCACCGCCCCTGCGCCTCCCGCCCTCGCGCGCTCACCTCGGTCGccgaccgcttcctcgccgctgCACAGGCCCCTCCCGCTGGCGGCAACTCCGGCACCGTCCACTTCTACCACTGGGACAAG CCACAGGTGGCCGTCAAGAGCTTCCCCGCTGAGCCTATACGCGCGCTTCTTGCGGACCAGGAGGGGAGCTACCTCATTGGCGGTGGCAGCAACGGCAACTTATTCCTTTGGGAG GTGGCTAGTGGAGAGCTTCTCCAGACATGGCATGCACACTATCGTGCTGTTAGGTGCCTCGCGCTTTATGACTATCTGCTTGTCTCAGGATCAGAGGATGGAAGCATCAAAGTCTGGGATCTGATCAC GGTGCTTGATGAGCAGTCAAGGTTGGAGGCCCAGACACCATACCTCTACAGTTTCAATCAGCATGCACTGCCTGTAACTGATATTGCTTGTTTCCTTGGAGCAATTGCTGTATCTTCTTCAGAAGATCGAACCTGCAAA ATCTGGAGTTTATCTGAGGGTAGGATGCTAAGAAGCATTCCATTCCCTACTAGCATTGATTCTGTAGCACTAGACCCAAGAAGTCATGTTTTCTATGCTGGTGGTAGAGATGGAAAGATATATGTTACTGCAATGGGTGTTGATATCAGTTCTCATGGTAGTGATGAGTCAGCTATTCTTGGTGCTTTGGATGACCAAAG CAAGGCAGTAACAAGCTTGGCATCAAGCACAGATGGACTTTTACTAGTTTCTGGATCTGAGGATGGTAATGTTCGGGTATGGGATACTAGAAGTCAGCAAGTAACCCGAAAATTCAAACACTCCCAAG GTCCAGTAACCAATGTTCTGATAGTAACACCAAAACGTGTAATCCTGCCCCCACTACATCCATTGCGGAAAGTTTGCTCAGCAAATGGTGAAGTTGAACCACGTGCTGTAATTCTGCCTCGGCCTGAAAATGATGTTCCTATTCATGGAAATCGAACCTCAATTTTTATGGAGCACTACTTGGATGAACTTCAG AAGTATGGTGGTACGTCTTTGATATTTGGTTCTGGTCTGCGTACTCAGAATTGCACACCTAACCAACAAGGGACAGAATGGAGAGATAGATACTTGGAGCTGCGGGATCTCTTTTTGCATGAGGTCCTAGATCAGATGCCGTCCTCTAGGAACCCATGA
- the LOC120678644 gene encoding protein ROOT INITIATION DEFECTIVE 3-like isoform X2 yields MAPPPPPPKQLVLAASSADAGVAAWDLRTGAEEIRHRPCASRPRALTSVADRFLAAAQAPPAGGNSGTVHFYHWDKPQVAVKSFPAEPIRALLADQEGSYLIGGGSNGNLFLWEVASGELLQTWHAHYRAVRCLALYDYLLVSGSEDGSIKVWDLITVLDEQSRLEAQTPYLYSFNQHALPVTDIACFLGAIAVSSSEDRTCKIWSLSEGRMLRSIPFPTSIDSVALDPRSHVFYAGGRDGKIYVTAMGVDISSHGSDESAILGALDDQSKAVTSLASSTDGLLLVSGSEDGNVRVWDTRSQQVTRKFKHSQGPVTNVLIVTPKRVILPPLHPLRKVCSANGEVEPRAVILPRPENDVPIHGNRTSIFMEHYLDELQYGGTSLIFGSGLRTQNCTPNQQGTEWRDRYLELRDLFLHEVLDQMPSSRNP; encoded by the exons atggcgccgcctccgccgccgccgaaacaGCTTGTGCTGGCTGCGTCCTCCGCGGACGCCGGCGTGGCCGCCTGGGACCTCCGCACCGGCGCGGAGGAAATCCGCCACCGCCCCTGCGCCTCCCGCCCTCGCGCGCTCACCTCGGTCGccgaccgcttcctcgccgctgCACAGGCCCCTCCCGCTGGCGGCAACTCCGGCACCGTCCACTTCTACCACTGGGACAAG CCACAGGTGGCCGTCAAGAGCTTCCCCGCTGAGCCTATACGCGCGCTTCTTGCGGACCAGGAGGGGAGCTACCTCATTGGCGGTGGCAGCAACGGCAACTTATTCCTTTGGGAG GTGGCTAGTGGAGAGCTTCTCCAGACATGGCATGCACACTATCGTGCTGTTAGGTGCCTCGCGCTTTATGACTATCTGCTTGTCTCAGGATCAGAGGATGGAAGCATCAAAGTCTGGGATCTGATCAC GGTGCTTGATGAGCAGTCAAGGTTGGAGGCCCAGACACCATACCTCTACAGTTTCAATCAGCATGCACTGCCTGTAACTGATATTGCTTGTTTCCTTGGAGCAATTGCTGTATCTTCTTCAGAAGATCGAACCTGCAAA ATCTGGAGTTTATCTGAGGGTAGGATGCTAAGAAGCATTCCATTCCCTACTAGCATTGATTCTGTAGCACTAGACCCAAGAAGTCATGTTTTCTATGCTGGTGGTAGAGATGGAAAGATATATGTTACTGCAATGGGTGTTGATATCAGTTCTCATGGTAGTGATGAGTCAGCTATTCTTGGTGCTTTGGATGACCAAAG CAAGGCAGTAACAAGCTTGGCATCAAGCACAGATGGACTTTTACTAGTTTCTGGATCTGAGGATGGTAATGTTCGGGTATGGGATACTAGAAGTCAGCAAGTAACCCGAAAATTCAAACACTCCCAAG GTCCAGTAACCAATGTTCTGATAGTAACACCAAAACGTGTAATCCTGCCCCCACTACATCCATTGCGGAAAGTTTGCTCAGCAAATGGTGAAGTTGAACCACGTGCTGTAATTCTGCCTCGGCCTGAAAATGATGTTCCTATTCATGGAAATCGAACCTCAATTTTTATGGAGCACTACTTGGATGAACTTCAG TATGGTGGTACGTCTTTGATATTTGGTTCTGGTCTGCGTACTCAGAATTGCACACCTAACCAACAAGGGACAGAATGGAGAGATAGATACTTGGAGCTGCGGGATCTCTTTTTGCATGAGGTCCTAGATCAGATGCCGTCCTCTAGGAACCCATGA